In a genomic window of Aggregatimonas sangjinii:
- a CDS encoding glutamate synthase subunit beta: MGKITGFLEFDRKVEQYTPAEERVKNYKEFTLPLKEKELKEQGARCMDCGIPFCHSGCPLGNLIPDFNDAVYSGKWEKATNILHSTNNFPEFTGRLCPAPCEEACVLGINEDPVSIENIEKNIAEKAFEKGWIVAEPPSKRTDRKIAVIGSGPAGLAAAQQLNRAGHTVTVFERDEKPGGLLRYGIPDFKMEKQVIDRRLAILEEEGIEFKCGINVGKDILADELKADFDAIVLCGGATIRRNLPIEGADLKGVVQAMDFLPQNNRRVSGIKKFDNEILATGKDVIVIGGGDTGSDCIGTSFRHGAKSVSNFEIMPMAPTTRPEDQPWPFWPMRLRTSSSHKEGAERFFSISTKKFVGDANGNLTGLITSEVEWIKQPGARPILKEVEGTEKEWKCDLALLALGFTGSEMTIAEQLGLEADARTNIKATESNYMTNVPGVFVAGDQRRGQSLIVWAISEGRQAAHHVDVFLMGESALPLKGEGDLPRV, encoded by the coding sequence ATGGGAAAGATAACAGGATTTTTGGAATTCGATAGAAAAGTAGAGCAGTATACCCCTGCGGAAGAACGAGTGAAAAATTATAAAGAATTCACGTTACCGCTAAAGGAAAAAGAACTAAAGGAACAAGGTGCACGTTGTATGGACTGTGGCATTCCCTTCTGCCATAGCGGTTGCCCTTTGGGCAATCTCATCCCGGATTTTAACGACGCGGTATATAGCGGAAAATGGGAGAAAGCGACCAATATCCTCCATTCTACGAATAATTTTCCTGAATTCACTGGACGTTTGTGCCCAGCGCCATGCGAAGAAGCGTGTGTCTTGGGCATTAACGAAGACCCGGTGTCCATCGAAAATATCGAAAAGAACATTGCGGAAAAAGCATTCGAAAAAGGTTGGATCGTTGCGGAGCCGCCCTCAAAAAGAACGGACAGGAAAATAGCCGTAATCGGTTCAGGTCCGGCCGGATTGGCCGCGGCACAACAATTAAATCGCGCTGGCCATACCGTAACCGTTTTTGAAAGAGACGAAAAGCCAGGCGGACTATTACGCTATGGCATTCCCGATTTTAAAATGGAAAAGCAGGTGATTGATAGGCGGTTAGCCATTCTGGAGGAGGAAGGAATTGAATTCAAATGTGGTATTAATGTCGGGAAGGATATCTTGGCTGATGAGCTCAAAGCTGATTTTGATGCGATTGTCCTTTGCGGAGGTGCTACGATTCGTAGAAATCTTCCCATAGAAGGTGCCGACCTTAAGGGAGTCGTTCAAGCGATGGACTTTCTTCCTCAGAACAATAGGCGCGTTAGCGGTATCAAGAAATTCGATAATGAAATTCTGGCGACTGGTAAAGACGTTATCGTAATCGGCGGTGGTGATACCGGATCGGATTGTATCGGTACTTCTTTCCGGCACGGGGCAAAATCGGTCTCTAATTTTGAGATTATGCCCATGGCACCTACTACCCGGCCAGAAGACCAGCCTTGGCCATTTTGGCCCATGCGTTTGCGCACCAGCTCTTCGCATAAAGAAGGCGCGGAACGCTTTTTTAGCATTTCGACCAAGAAATTCGTTGGTGATGCAAACGGAAACTTGACCGGATTAATTACTTCGGAGGTAGAATGGATAAAACAACCAGGAGCGCGGCCTATCCTGAAAGAAGTTGAGGGCACGGAAAAAGAATGGAAATGCGATTTGGCCTTGTTGGCATTAGGGTTCACTGGATCTGAAATGACCATTGCAGAACAATTAGGCCTTGAGGCGGATGCAAGGACCAACATTAAAGCGACAGAGTCTAATTATATGACCAACGTACCCGGTGTTTTTGTTGCCGGAGACCAACGCCGGGGGCAATCGCTCATTGTTTGGGCCATTTCCGAAGGCAGGCAGGCGGCACATCATGTCGATGTTTTTTTGATGGGCGAATCTGCGTTGCCTTTAAAAGGTGAAGGGGATTTGCCAAGGGTCTAA
- the gltB gene encoding glutamate synthase large subunit, whose product MGLKKQGLYLPEFEHDNCGAGFICSLKGKKSNDIIHKALEILDKLEHRGAVSADGKTGDGAGILIDIPHDFFQEECDFELPEPGEYAVSNVFLPQKSNQRDFCISVFEENIKKQGLRLLGWRDVPVNRTIPGRIAMETEPFVKQLFVAKASEEQDYFNFNLQLFITRKLTEHTILNSKLSESMFFYVPSLSTKIIIFKGLLMPKDISLYYKDLMDPRVVTRLSLVHQRFSTNTFPTWDLAQPFRYMCHNGEINTLRGNVSRMRSREELLKSDWFGPEIKNILPIILPGKSDSATMDMVVELLLMTGRSLPEVMMILVPEAWEKNPDMSDAKRAFYEYHSCMMEPWDGPASVPFTDGNYIGAVLDRNGLRPSRYTVTKNGNVIMSSETGVVDIAPENVEFHGRLEPGKMFLVDMQEGRIVNDEEIKEKIAKQRPYQKWLKDNLVHLKDIPYNDCPLFLGEASLEKRQSVFGYTLEDINTIILPMGKTAKEPIGSMGSDTPIAVLSERPQLIYNYFKQLFAQVTNPPLDGIREEMITDISLTLGSDQNIFDFSELHCRKLKIRNPVISKEDLDKIKNYDVSPDYKVVSIPILYQIGRGHNGLEDALESILKEASKAIDDGTNIIILSDRNVSEQLAPIPALLACAYANSGLQRLGKRSKVSIIVESAEPREVHHFALLFGFGASAINPYLVNEIIREQIEEHDITEFSFEEAVENYNKAIGKGILKVMNKIGISTLNSYRGSQLFECIGINTKVVEKYFPNTATRIQGIGLYEIEKEVAKRHRKAFSEKEVAANLDLEMGGEYRWRRDGEKHMFNPLSIAKLQKAVRSNEPNDYAEFADMVNKQSKNLMTIRGLFEFSNFDPIPLEEVEPWTEIVKRFKTGAMSYGSISKEAHENLAIAMNRIGGKSNSGEGGEDAERFYKNETGDWRNSAIKQVASGRFGVTSNYLTNAKEIQIKMAQGAKPGEGGQLPGPKVNPAIAKTRNSTPYVGLISPPPHHDIYSIEDLSQLIYDLKSANRKARINVKLVSEVGVGTVAAGVAKAKADVVLISGFDGGTGASPLTSLKHAGLPWELGIAEAQQTLVMNDLRNRIVLECDGQLKTGRDVAVACLLGAEEFGFATAPLVASGCIMMRVCHLNTCPVGIATQNPELRKKFEGKPEHVVNYMYFVAEELRAIMAQLGFRTVNEMVGQVQKLDRNKAIAHYKADGIDLTPILHQVDVPVGTKFYNTQKQQHDVDKSIEFQIIEKANPSLFRKEKLSLDFPIHNTDRAVGAIISNEISKVYGATGLPINTLKVNFTGSAGQSFGAFATRGLTLTVNGNTNDYLGKGLSGAKLVIKVPDGSTIVPEDNVITGNVTLYGATAGRAYINGKAGERFCVRNSGAKTVVEGIGDHGCEYMTGGIAVILGEVGRNFGAGMSGGIAFVYDKNRTFEKQCNKEALNLLKVEEQEDIDQLKELITSHYNNTMSPLAQRILENWEKCLPDFVKVFPEEYRQALIRLEKEALQTT is encoded by the coding sequence ATGGGATTGAAGAAGCAAGGGTTGTACCTACCGGAATTTGAGCATGATAACTGTGGCGCGGGATTTATTTGCAGCCTAAAGGGAAAGAAATCGAACGACATTATTCACAAGGCACTCGAGATACTCGATAAATTGGAACATCGAGGTGCCGTAAGTGCTGATGGAAAAACCGGTGACGGGGCCGGTATCTTAATCGACATACCCCATGATTTTTTTCAGGAAGAATGCGACTTCGAACTTCCAGAACCTGGTGAATATGCCGTTAGTAATGTATTTCTTCCACAAAAAAGTAACCAACGTGATTTTTGCATCTCCGTTTTTGAGGAGAACATCAAAAAGCAAGGTTTACGATTGTTGGGATGGCGGGATGTTCCGGTAAACAGAACCATTCCAGGCCGTATCGCTATGGAAACCGAACCATTTGTGAAACAACTTTTCGTGGCGAAAGCAAGTGAAGAACAAGATTACTTCAACTTTAATCTTCAGTTGTTCATCACCAGAAAGCTAACCGAGCATACTATTCTCAACTCAAAACTATCGGAGAGCATGTTTTTTTACGTGCCCAGCCTTTCTACCAAAATCATCATTTTCAAAGGCTTGTTAATGCCAAAAGACATTAGCCTTTATTACAAAGACCTCATGGATCCGCGTGTGGTAACCAGACTCTCTTTGGTACACCAACGATTCTCTACCAACACCTTCCCTACTTGGGATTTGGCACAACCCTTCCGTTATATGTGCCACAATGGAGAAATAAATACATTACGCGGGAACGTTTCCAGAATGCGGTCTAGGGAAGAATTGTTAAAAAGCGATTGGTTCGGACCGGAGATCAAAAATATACTTCCCATTATACTTCCCGGAAAATCGGATTCCGCTACAATGGATATGGTGGTAGAACTCCTTCTCATGACGGGAAGGTCGCTACCGGAGGTAATGATGATCTTAGTGCCAGAAGCTTGGGAAAAAAATCCCGATATGAGCGACGCCAAGAGAGCGTTCTATGAATACCATTCCTGTATGATGGAACCTTGGGATGGACCTGCATCGGTTCCGTTTACCGACGGTAATTATATTGGTGCCGTTCTAGATCGAAACGGGCTGAGACCATCAAGATATACCGTCACCAAAAATGGCAACGTGATCATGTCATCAGAGACAGGGGTCGTAGATATCGCTCCTGAAAATGTCGAGTTTCACGGTCGTTTAGAGCCTGGAAAGATGTTCCTAGTGGACATGCAGGAAGGCCGTATCGTGAACGATGAGGAAATCAAGGAAAAGATAGCCAAGCAGCGACCCTATCAGAAATGGCTTAAAGATAATCTGGTGCACCTAAAGGATATTCCCTATAACGATTGCCCTCTATTCCTGGGCGAGGCGTCTTTAGAGAAGCGACAGTCCGTTTTCGGATATACCTTGGAAGACATTAATACCATTATCCTACCGATGGGCAAAACGGCCAAAGAGCCCATAGGGTCTATGGGTTCCGACACACCTATCGCAGTGCTTTCGGAAAGACCCCAATTGATTTACAACTATTTCAAGCAACTTTTCGCACAAGTGACGAATCCACCTTTGGATGGTATCAGGGAAGAAATGATTACCGATATCAGTCTAACCTTAGGTAGCGACCAAAATATCTTTGATTTCAGCGAACTACATTGTCGAAAACTTAAAATTAGGAACCCGGTCATCTCCAAAGAAGATTTGGATAAAATAAAGAATTACGATGTCAGCCCAGACTATAAGGTAGTTTCCATTCCTATTCTTTACCAAATCGGAAGAGGCCATAACGGCTTGGAAGATGCTTTGGAATCTATTTTAAAAGAGGCGTCAAAGGCTATCGACGACGGTACAAACATCATTATATTATCCGACCGTAACGTTAGCGAACAGTTGGCGCCTATTCCCGCATTGTTGGCCTGTGCCTATGCCAACAGTGGCCTGCAGCGTTTAGGGAAACGTTCAAAAGTAAGTATTATCGTCGAATCTGCGGAGCCAAGGGAAGTGCATCATTTTGCCCTGTTGTTCGGATTTGGAGCAAGTGCTATCAATCCTTATTTAGTGAACGAAATTATTAGGGAACAAATCGAAGAACACGACATTACCGAATTTTCTTTTGAGGAAGCCGTCGAGAACTATAACAAGGCTATCGGAAAAGGCATTCTGAAAGTGATGAACAAAATCGGTATCTCAACTTTGAATTCCTACCGTGGATCACAGTTGTTCGAATGTATTGGCATCAATACCAAGGTGGTTGAAAAATACTTTCCCAATACCGCGACCCGTATTCAAGGAATCGGCTTATACGAAATTGAAAAAGAGGTCGCCAAAAGGCATCGCAAAGCATTTTCCGAAAAGGAGGTCGCCGCCAATCTTGATTTGGAAATGGGCGGCGAATACCGCTGGAGAAGGGATGGTGAGAAGCACATGTTCAATCCGCTTTCCATCGCCAAATTACAAAAGGCCGTTCGGAGCAATGAACCCAATGACTATGCAGAGTTTGCCGATATGGTCAACAAACAGTCTAAAAACCTGATGACCATCAGGGGGCTTTTTGAATTCTCAAACTTCGACCCGATACCCTTGGAGGAAGTAGAACCCTGGACCGAAATCGTAAAACGCTTTAAGACCGGGGCAATGTCCTACGGATCGATCAGTAAAGAGGCACATGAAAACCTAGCGATTGCCATGAACCGTATCGGGGGCAAGAGCAACTCCGGGGAAGGTGGTGAGGATGCAGAACGCTTTTATAAAAATGAAACCGGTGACTGGCGAAACAGTGCCATTAAACAGGTAGCATCAGGTCGGTTTGGAGTAACCTCCAATTACCTGACCAATGCCAAGGAGATTCAAATCAAAATGGCCCAAGGAGCAAAACCCGGGGAAGGCGGACAGCTGCCTGGCCCAAAGGTAAATCCCGCTATCGCCAAAACGCGAAATTCCACTCCGTATGTAGGCCTGATCTCACCACCACCGCACCACGATATTTATTCCATTGAGGATTTATCGCAGCTCATATACGATTTGAAATCGGCCAATCGAAAGGCACGAATCAATGTTAAACTGGTATCCGAAGTGGGCGTAGGCACAGTAGCGGCAGGTGTTGCCAAGGCCAAAGCCGACGTAGTGCTGATATCCGGTTTCGATGGCGGTACAGGAGCTTCGCCGTTGACCTCCTTAAAACATGCAGGTCTTCCATGGGAATTGGGTATTGCCGAAGCCCAACAGACTTTGGTTATGAACGACCTTCGTAATAGAATCGTATTGGAATGTGATGGTCAATTAAAAACGGGCCGTGATGTAGCGGTCGCCTGTTTGCTTGGTGCCGAGGAATTCGGTTTTGCAACGGCGCCCCTCGTGGCTTCTGGTTGTATCATGATGCGGGTTTGTCATTTGAATACGTGCCCAGTCGGTATTGCCACCCAAAATCCCGAACTGCGCAAGAAATTCGAAGGGAAACCAGAGCACGTCGTAAACTATATGTACTTCGTTGCCGAGGAGCTCCGGGCTATTATGGCGCAATTAGGTTTCCGTACCGTAAATGAAATGGTCGGTCAGGTTCAAAAGCTCGATCGTAACAAAGCCATCGCGCATTACAAAGCTGACGGGATAGATTTGACGCCTATTTTACATCAAGTTGATGTACCCGTGGGCACTAAATTCTATAATACCCAAAAACAACAGCATGATGTAGATAAATCCATTGAGTTTCAGATTATAGAAAAGGCGAATCCATCGTTGTTCCGTAAGGAAAAACTGAGTCTGGATTTCCCCATACACAATACCGACCGAGCCGTTGGTGCCATCATCAGTAATGAAATATCCAAAGTATATGGTGCCACGGGACTTCCGATAAATACGCTCAAGGTAAACTTCACCGGTTCCGCAGGTCAGAGTTTTGGAGCATTCGCCACGCGCGGACTCACCCTTACCGTGAACGGAAACACCAATGATTATCTTGGAAAGGGCCTTTCCGGGGCAAAACTGGTTATCAAAGTTCCCGACGGTTCCACTATCGTACCTGAGGACAATGTCATTACTGGAAATGTAACGCTCTACGGAGCAACCGCTGGCAGGGCATACATCAACGGTAAAGCCGGAGAACGTTTTTGTGTCCGAAATTCAGGAGCGAAAACGGTCGTAGAGGGTATCGGTGATCATGGCTGTGAATATATGACAGGAGGCATTGCTGTGATTCTAGGTGAAGTCGGCAGAAATTTCGGTGCCGGAATGAGCGGCGGTATTGCTTTTGTATATGACAAGAACAGAACATTCGAAAAACAGTGTAACAAAGAGGCCTTGAACCTTTTAAAGGTGGAAGAGCAGGAGGATATCGATCAATTGAAAGAATTGATAACCAGCCATTACAATAATACGATGAGTCCGTTAGCGCAGCGAATTCTTGAAAATTGGGAAAAGTGTCTTCCTGATTTTGTCAAGGTTTTCCCTGAAGAATACCGACAAGCGTTGATTCGTTTGGAAAAAGAGGCTTTACAAACAACATAA